Proteins encoded by one window of Nocardia goodfellowii:
- a CDS encoding fused (3R)-hydroxyacyl-ACP dehydratase subunits HadA/HadB yields the protein MTREQTMAQPETGAVGQSTGLAGRRFQVRDHYEVGREKVREFARAVQNHHGAHQREPDARKLGYEGLIAPPTFASVIGMASTRALLDSVLTDYDLTQVLQTDQVFEMRRPILAGDRMQTEVLIDSLRQFGDNDFIHVKFVLRNQHGEIAQVGSSTIVARRGADVDPNLVEAVESIFMHVRPSELDETGPLAELPVAGVPLDIPAREPALVHTLPAFEELSPGTALPAGSARLTRGDLANYAGVSGDPNPIHFSDRAAELVGLPTVVAHGMLTMGLAADYLTSWLGDPTAIEKFSVRFSGFVPVAADAATTVDFSGKIKSLDAGSRTGTIMLSGAADGRKLFGRALAEVRFA from the coding sequence ATGACGAGGGAACAGACGATGGCGCAACCGGAAACCGGAGCTGTCGGTCAGTCGACTGGGCTGGCCGGACGACGCTTTCAGGTTCGCGACCACTACGAGGTCGGCCGGGAGAAAGTGCGCGAGTTCGCCCGCGCCGTGCAGAACCATCATGGTGCGCATCAGCGCGAACCCGATGCCCGCAAGCTCGGGTACGAGGGTCTGATCGCGCCGCCGACGTTCGCCTCGGTGATCGGCATGGCCAGTACCCGCGCGCTCTTGGACTCGGTGCTCACCGACTACGACCTCACCCAGGTGCTGCAGACCGATCAGGTTTTCGAGATGCGCCGCCCGATCCTCGCGGGCGACCGGATGCAGACCGAAGTCCTGATCGATTCGCTGCGCCAGTTCGGTGACAACGACTTCATCCACGTCAAGTTCGTGCTGCGCAATCAGCACGGGGAGATCGCGCAGGTCGGCTCCAGCACCATCGTCGCCCGCCGCGGCGCCGACGTGGACCCGAATCTGGTGGAAGCGGTGGAGAGCATCTTCATGCACGTCCGCCCCTCGGAGCTGGACGAGACCGGCCCGCTCGCCGAGCTGCCCGTAGCCGGTGTCCCGCTGGACATTCCGGCCCGCGAGCCCGCCCTCGTGCACACGCTGCCCGCGTTCGAGGAGCTATCCCCGGGCACCGCGCTGCCCGCGGGCTCCGCCCGGCTGACCCGCGGTGACCTCGCCAATTACGCCGGTGTCTCGGGCGACCCGAACCCGATCCACTTCAGTGACCGCGCCGCCGAACTGGTCGGCCTGCCGACCGTGGTCGCGCACGGCATGCTCACCATGGGCCTGGCCGCCGACTATCTGACCTCGTGGCTGGGCGATCCCACCGCCATCGAGAAGTTCAGCGTCCGGTTCTCCGGTTTCGTCCCGGTCGCCGCGGACGCCGCGACCACCGTCGACTTCAGCGGCAAGATCAAGTCGCTGGACGCCGGAAGCCGCACCGGGACAATCATGTTGAGCGGTGCCGCCGACGGGCGCAAGCTGTTCGGGCGGGCGCTGGCCGAAGTGCGCTTCGCTTGA
- a CDS encoding Rv0361 family membrane protein produces MRIQPRPDKAETPARAVEGSADDADTVGMRNDEPVDAPPPPAPDVAGADAETVAMKIVAKPEDDAKTTTLPVQPRPDQQATQKIRTDAVPPRPAPMTKPPMTPRPAAGPKQPGKQGPSQQQPQPRRVPHAQSPADVQMTLPVQSVFQPAGQQPPQQRPHQPQPMAAPQRVEPAAPAAASGKSKRLLIGAGAAAALVIALVAGGVAFANRSDDSPQTQVREAIGDYTSALKAGDLAALRSSTCGSLHDFYAKLPEADFAGVHKLSQEQKTIPVVDEVDAIQISDGKALAQATVYTAADPSKKSARTFDLERTADGWKVCDPPPSS; encoded by the coding sequence ATGCGGATCCAGCCGCGCCCGGATAAGGCGGAGACACCGGCGCGCGCCGTCGAGGGCTCGGCCGACGACGCCGATACCGTTGGGATGCGGAACGACGAGCCGGTGGATGCTCCCCCGCCGCCCGCACCGGATGTGGCCGGTGCCGATGCCGAGACCGTGGCGATGAAGATCGTCGCCAAGCCCGAGGACGACGCGAAGACCACCACGCTTCCGGTGCAGCCGCGGCCGGATCAGCAGGCCACGCAGAAGATTCGGACCGACGCGGTCCCGCCGCGTCCGGCTCCGATGACCAAGCCGCCGATGACTCCGCGTCCGGCGGCGGGCCCGAAACAGCCTGGCAAGCAAGGTCCTTCGCAGCAGCAACCGCAACCGCGCCGGGTGCCGCACGCGCAGTCGCCGGCGGATGTGCAGATGACGCTGCCGGTCCAGTCGGTGTTCCAGCCCGCGGGCCAGCAGCCGCCCCAGCAGCGTCCGCACCAGCCGCAGCCGATGGCCGCGCCGCAGCGGGTGGAACCGGCCGCGCCGGCCGCCGCGTCCGGCAAGTCCAAGCGCCTGCTGATCGGCGCCGGAGCCGCGGCCGCGCTGGTCATCGCGCTGGTCGCGGGTGGCGTCGCCTTCGCGAACCGCTCGGACGATTCGCCGCAGACTCAGGTCCGCGAGGCCATCGGCGACTACACGAGTGCGCTGAAGGCCGGTGATCTCGCGGCGCTGCGCAGCAGCACCTGCGGGTCGCTGCACGATTTCTACGCGAAGCTGCCCGAGGCCGATTTCGCCGGCGTGCACAAGCTTTCGCAGGAGCAGAAGACCATCCCGGTGGTCGACGAGGTCGACGCCATCCAGATCTCCGACGGCAAGGCGCTGGCCCAGGCCACGGTGTACACCGCGGCGGATCCGTCGAAGAAGTCGGCGCGCACCTTCGATCTGGAGCGCACCGCCGACGGCTGGAAGGTCTGCGATCCGCCGCCCAGCAGCTGA
- a CDS encoding DUF3151 domain-containing protein gives MTSFGDLLGPQPVLLPENTDAEEALLNKADPVQVAADHPAASIAWAYLAEAALTRGGADGADATVNHDIVSAYAFARTGYHRGLDLLRRNGWKGFGPVPWSHEPNQGFLRSVGALARAAKVIGETEEYARCLDLLEDCDPRAAAELGLE, from the coding sequence ATGACCTCCTTCGGTGACTTGCTCGGACCGCAGCCGGTACTCCTCCCGGAAAACACGGATGCGGAGGAGGCGCTGCTCAACAAGGCCGACCCGGTGCAGGTCGCGGCCGATCATCCGGCGGCTTCCATCGCCTGGGCCTACCTCGCCGAGGCGGCGCTGACCCGCGGCGGCGCGGACGGCGCCGACGCCACGGTGAACCACGACATCGTCTCCGCCTACGCGTTCGCGCGCACCGGCTACCACCGCGGCCTGGACCTGTTGCGCCGCAACGGCTGGAAGGGTTTCGGCCCGGTGCCGTGGAGCCACGAACCCAATCAGGGCTTCCTGCGCAGCGTCGGCGCCCTGGCCCGCGCGGCCAAGGTGATCGGTGAGACCGAGGAGTACGCGCGCTGCCTGGACCTGCTCGAGGACTGCGATCCGCGGGCCGCAGCGGAACTCGGACTCGAGTAG
- a CDS encoding FUSC family protein, with translation MLDPNSRIVVARTSSADRLRKSWARLRLSWLPIVQCALGAALAWSVAHYIIGHPQPFFAPTAAVVSIGVSFGARLRRSVELVVGVAVGIGIGDLFISRAGTGIWQIALVVVVAMALAVFVDGGSIITMQAASSAVLVATLMPPSTGTGFPRMIDALVGGLVGVVMVAAIPLHPVRRAREQAAEVLAVMGRSLAECADGLLEQDQDKIQSALDSARATQSQIDSLRSSLEGGREISRISPLYWNSRRRLDNIRATADPLDNAIRNTRVLLRRSLTLVRDDEILDARLVEEVRKLAEAVDVVRRMMLADPGEQPDQAEAARVLRVVAKGAKPEMVQGAGLSAHVVFAQVRSIVVDLMQACGMQRISAIALLPPTVPNPYVQPED, from the coding sequence TTGCTGGATCCGAACTCTCGGATTGTCGTTGCCCGGACTTCCAGCGCGGATCGACTGCGGAAGTCCTGGGCGCGGCTGCGGCTGTCCTGGCTGCCGATCGTGCAGTGCGCGCTCGGCGCCGCGCTGGCCTGGTCGGTCGCGCACTACATCATCGGGCATCCGCAACCGTTCTTCGCGCCGACCGCCGCGGTGGTGTCCATCGGCGTCTCGTTCGGCGCGCGGTTGCGCCGATCGGTGGAATTGGTGGTCGGCGTCGCGGTCGGCATCGGCATCGGTGACCTCTTCATTTCCCGGGCGGGCACGGGTATCTGGCAGATCGCGCTGGTGGTCGTGGTGGCCATGGCGCTCGCGGTGTTCGTCGACGGCGGTTCCATCATCACGATGCAGGCCGCGAGTTCGGCGGTGCTGGTCGCGACCCTGATGCCGCCCTCGACGGGCACCGGTTTCCCGCGCATGATCGACGCCCTGGTCGGTGGTCTGGTCGGGGTGGTGATGGTGGCCGCGATCCCGCTGCATCCGGTTCGGCGGGCTCGGGAGCAGGCGGCCGAAGTGCTGGCGGTGATGGGTAGATCGCTGGCCGAATGCGCCGACGGACTGCTGGAACAGGATCAGGACAAGATCCAGTCCGCGCTGGACTCCGCCCGCGCGACCCAGTCCCAGATCGACTCCCTGCGCTCCTCGCTGGAGGGCGGCCGGGAGATCAGCCGGATCTCGCCGCTGTACTGGAATTCGCGCCGTCGGCTGGACAACATCCGGGCCACCGCCGATCCGCTGGACAACGCGATCCGCAATACCCGAGTCCTGTTGCGCCGCTCGCTGACCCTGGTGCGCGACGACGAGATTCTCGACGCGCGCTTGGTCGAAGAGGTCCGCAAACTGGCCGAAGCCGTCGACGTGGTGCGCCGGATGATGCTCGCCGACCCGGGTGAGCAGCCCGATCAAGCCGAGGCGGCGCGGGTGCTGCGCGTCGTGGCCAAGGGCGCGAAGCCCGAAATGGTGCAGGGCGCCGGTCTTTCCGCGCATGTGGTGTTCGCGCAGGTGCGTTCGATCGTGGTCGACCTCATGCAGGCCTGCGGCATGCAGCGGATCTCCGCGATCGCGCTGTTGCCGCCGACCGTGCCGAATCCGTACGTGCAGCCCGAGGACTAG
- a CDS encoding site-2 protease family protein, whose protein sequence is MTYSFPRKRTGAVRPSPVFLGVLALAIAGGVLAWLSEVDSNVAKLGVFVLVVAGWVVTLCLHEFAHAYTAWRAGDQDVEMRGYLTLNPLKYSHPLLSIVLPMVFIALGGIGLPGGAVYVHSHNFSPRIQRLISFAGPAVNLVCGAVLLLIIRIFGDLQGHAAFWFGLSFLAFLQITAFVLNILPIPGLDGYGILEPSLSYKTRQNLDQFKPFGMLILFALIFTPQINRVFFDAVYWLYELSGVPASWSGWGSRLTRFWT, encoded by the coding sequence ATGACGTACTCGTTCCCGCGCAAGCGGACCGGCGCGGTCCGCCCGAGTCCGGTGTTCCTCGGTGTGCTGGCGCTGGCCATCGCGGGCGGCGTGCTGGCCTGGCTGTCCGAGGTCGATTCCAACGTGGCCAAGCTCGGCGTCTTCGTGCTGGTGGTCGCCGGGTGGGTGGTCACGCTCTGCCTGCACGAGTTCGCCCATGCCTATACCGCGTGGCGGGCCGGTGACCAGGACGTGGAAATGCGCGGCTACCTGACGCTGAACCCGCTGAAGTACTCGCATCCGCTGCTCTCGATCGTGCTGCCGATGGTGTTCATCGCGCTCGGCGGCATCGGCCTGCCTGGTGGCGCGGTGTACGTGCACAGCCACAACTTCAGCCCCCGGATCCAGCGGCTGATCAGCTTCGCGGGTCCGGCGGTGAACCTGGTCTGCGGGGCCGTGCTGCTGCTGATCATCCGGATCTTCGGCGACCTGCAGGGCCACGCGGCGTTCTGGTTCGGCCTGAGCTTCCTGGCGTTCCTGCAGATCACCGCGTTCGTGCTGAACATCCTGCCGATTCCGGGCCTGGACGGGTACGGCATCCTCGAGCCGTCGCTGAGCTACAAGACGCGCCAGAACCTGGACCAGTTCAAGCCGTTCGGCATGCTGATTCTGTTCGCGCTGATCTTCACCCCGCAGATCAACCGGGTGTTCTTCGACGCGGTCTACTGGCTCTACGAGCTGTCCGGGGTACCCGCGTCCTGGAGCGGTTGGGGCTCGCGCCTGACCCGGTTCTGGACCTAG
- a CDS encoding adenylosuccinate synthase codes for MPAIVLIGAQWGDEGKGKATDLLGGRLQWVVRYQGGNNAGHTVVLPNGDKFALHLIPSGILTPGVTNVIGNGVVVDPGVLLTELAGLEERGVDTSGLLLSADAHLIMPYHVAIDKVTERFLGNKKIGTTGRGIGPCYQDKVARVGVRVADVLDEKILTQKVEAALEFKNQVLVKIYNRRALDPQQVVDEVLEKAEGFKHRIADTRLQLNEALERGETVLLEGSQGTLLDVDHGTYPYVTSSNPTAGGAAVGSGVGPNKITTVLGILKCYTTRVGSGPFPTELFDQFGEFLAKNGGEVGVTTGRARRCGWFDAVIARYATRVNGVTDYFLTKLDVLSGLDTVPICVAYEVDGKRVEQMPTTQTDFHHAKPIYEEMPGWWEDISAAKTFDQLPANAQAYVLRLEELSGARISCIGVGPGRDQTIVRHDVLG; via the coding sequence ATGCCGGCGATCGTCCTGATCGGCGCCCAGTGGGGCGACGAAGGTAAGGGCAAGGCCACCGATCTACTGGGTGGCCGGTTGCAATGGGTGGTCCGCTATCAGGGCGGCAACAACGCCGGTCACACCGTGGTGCTGCCCAACGGCGACAAGTTCGCCCTGCACCTGATTCCCTCCGGCATCCTCACCCCCGGCGTCACCAATGTCATCGGTAACGGTGTGGTGGTGGATCCCGGCGTGCTGCTCACGGAGCTGGCCGGTCTGGAAGAGCGCGGCGTGGACACCTCCGGTCTGCTGCTCTCCGCCGACGCGCACCTGATCATGCCGTATCACGTGGCCATCGATAAGGTCACCGAACGCTTCCTCGGCAACAAGAAGATCGGCACCACCGGCCGCGGTATCGGCCCCTGCTACCAGGACAAGGTCGCCCGCGTCGGCGTCCGGGTGGCCGACGTGCTGGACGAGAAGATCCTCACCCAGAAGGTCGAAGCCGCACTGGAATTCAAGAACCAGGTGCTGGTCAAGATCTACAACCGCCGCGCGCTCGATCCGCAGCAGGTGGTCGATGAGGTGCTGGAGAAGGCCGAGGGGTTCAAGCACCGCATCGCCGACACCCGGTTGCAGCTCAACGAGGCGCTGGAGCGCGGCGAGACCGTGCTGCTGGAGGGTTCGCAGGGCACGCTGCTCGATGTCGACCACGGCACCTACCCGTACGTGACCTCGTCCAACCCGACGGCGGGCGGCGCCGCGGTGGGCTCCGGTGTGGGTCCGAACAAGATCACCACGGTGCTCGGCATCCTCAAGTGCTACACCACCCGCGTCGGCTCCGGCCCGTTCCCGACCGAGTTGTTCGACCAGTTCGGCGAGTTCCTGGCCAAGAACGGCGGCGAGGTCGGTGTCACCACCGGCCGCGCCCGTCGCTGCGGCTGGTTCGACGCGGTCATCGCCCGGTATGCCACCCGCGTCAACGGCGTCACCGACTACTTCCTCACCAAGCTGGACGTGCTGTCCGGTCTGGACACGGTGCCGATCTGTGTCGCCTACGAGGTCGACGGCAAGCGGGTCGAGCAGATGCCGACCACCCAGACCGACTTCCACCACGCCAAGCCGATCTACGAGGAGATGCCCGGCTGGTGGGAGGATATCTCCGCCGCGAAGACCTTCGATCAGCTGCCGGCCAACGCGCAGGCGTATGTACTTCGGCTGGAAGAGCTTTCGGGCGCGCGCATCTCCTGCATCGGCGTCGGTCCGGGCCGGGACCAGACCATCGTCCGGCACGACGTGCTGGGCTGA
- a CDS encoding helix-turn-helix transcriptional regulator has product MARNWPMIERETEFEAIRSALTGTGYVGAVLTGDAGVGKTTLARQATAAVGGNIRWVAGTESARSIPLGVFAHMVGVYTAHDPVTFMSAAREALLADGHTIIGVDDAHLLDQLSATLLLQLAIDKAAHIVATVRSGVPVPDAVTSLWKDGHLLRIDLNPFTQRQSVDLVESMLGGQLEGFTANLMWESSGGNALFLRHLVEGALEAGTLKQVNGVWQLRGRAAVTSELAALLEDRVEQLPEEVLRVLELLTFCEPIDLDVLAEIAGAEAIESAETRGVIRVVENGHQLIVRYNHPLFGEVIRRRLGIASARRLRGKLYSALKERRINSAADRIRLAELALDSDKSADLELFEAAAADAIALANLPLGERFARAAVERRGGVEAADLLARALLWQGHPIEAERTLASFDPDELNEVQLVRWGSTRVSNLLWAMGDADRADEVLALVRGKVTHPGCRATLTGLSSACAVNENRIADAITDADTVMQAKNAPPWAVWWAAFGGGLALALMGKGEAARQYVARGHEVESEIDGLNRFMSTHAEVLALTFTGELDAARRCATAYFGYSAPGQYLAWGMSKILQGTADVAAGRFGDGVEHLEQALAALAAEGAAAWMTPARIRLAEAYSALGRTAEAAETIAEATRRGGRHSAIYDPQLEIARACLAAAEGAVTPAIRSAMSAADAAARSQQHAIEAMALHAAARFGEQSVAGRLADLAARVDGRLVQVQARHAVALAAHDGPGLDAAAAEFEQIGAMLSAADAAAQAALAHDRAGDRRRLHESAATANRLAAACGGASTPSLRQAAQPLPLTVREREIANLVAAGLSNRQIADRLTVSVRTVEGHLYRACSKMDVTDRESLGALIRGESPN; this is encoded by the coding sequence ATGGCTCGGAATTGGCCGATGATCGAGCGCGAGACCGAGTTCGAGGCGATCCGGTCCGCGCTCACCGGCACGGGATATGTCGGTGCGGTGCTTACCGGCGACGCCGGGGTGGGCAAAACGACGCTGGCCAGACAGGCGACGGCGGCGGTGGGCGGCAATATCCGCTGGGTCGCGGGGACGGAATCGGCGCGCAGCATTCCGCTGGGGGTCTTCGCCCACATGGTCGGGGTATACACCGCGCACGACCCGGTGACGTTCATGTCCGCGGCGCGCGAAGCCCTGCTCGCGGACGGCCACACCATCATCGGCGTGGACGACGCGCATCTGCTGGACCAGCTTTCGGCGACGCTGCTGCTGCAACTCGCCATCGATAAGGCCGCCCACATCGTCGCGACCGTGCGCAGCGGCGTGCCCGTCCCAGACGCGGTGACCTCGCTCTGGAAAGACGGCCACCTGCTGCGCATCGACTTGAACCCGTTCACCCAGCGGCAGAGCGTCGACCTGGTGGAGTCCATGCTCGGCGGTCAGCTCGAAGGATTCACCGCCAACCTGATGTGGGAATCCTCCGGCGGAAACGCCTTGTTCCTGCGGCATTTGGTGGAGGGCGCGCTCGAAGCGGGCACGCTCAAGCAGGTGAACGGGGTCTGGCAGCTGCGCGGGCGCGCCGCCGTCACCTCGGAACTCGCCGCGCTGCTGGAGGATCGGGTCGAGCAGCTGCCCGAAGAGGTGCTGCGCGTGCTCGAACTGCTCACCTTCTGTGAGCCGATCGACCTGGACGTGCTCGCCGAGATCGCCGGTGCGGAAGCCATCGAGTCGGCCGAAACACGCGGTGTCATCAGGGTGGTGGAGAACGGGCACCAGTTGATCGTGCGCTACAACCATCCGCTGTTCGGTGAGGTCATCCGGCGGCGGCTCGGTATCGCCTCGGCGCGGCGATTACGCGGCAAGCTGTACTCGGCGTTGAAGGAACGCCGTATCAACTCCGCCGCCGATCGGATCCGGCTGGCCGAATTGGCTTTGGACAGCGACAAATCCGCCGATCTGGAACTGTTCGAGGCGGCCGCGGCCGACGCCATCGCGCTGGCCAATCTGCCCCTCGGCGAGCGCTTCGCCCGGGCCGCGGTGGAACGACGCGGCGGCGTGGAAGCGGCCGATCTGCTGGCCCGCGCGCTGCTGTGGCAGGGTCATCCGATCGAGGCGGAACGTACCCTCGCCAGCTTCGATCCGGACGAGTTGAACGAGGTGCAGCTGGTTCGCTGGGGCAGCACCCGGGTCTCGAACCTGTTGTGGGCCATGGGTGATGCCGATCGCGCCGACGAGGTGCTGGCGCTGGTGCGCGGCAAGGTGACCCATCCCGGTTGTCGAGCCACGCTGACGGGACTGTCCTCCGCTTGCGCGGTCAACGAGAACCGGATCGCCGACGCCATCACCGACGCCGACACGGTCATGCAGGCGAAAAACGCACCGCCGTGGGCGGTTTGGTGGGCGGCGTTCGGCGGCGGGCTCGCGCTGGCGCTGATGGGCAAAGGCGAAGCGGCCCGGCAATACGTGGCGCGCGGGCACGAGGTGGAAAGCGAGATCGACGGCCTCAACCGGTTCATGTCGACGCACGCCGAAGTGCTCGCGCTGACTTTCACCGGTGAGCTGGACGCCGCCAGGCGCTGTGCCACAGCGTATTTCGGCTACTCCGCGCCCGGCCAGTATCTCGCCTGGGGTATGTCGAAGATTCTGCAGGGCACCGCCGACGTCGCGGCGGGGCGGTTCGGCGACGGCGTCGAGCACCTCGAGCAGGCACTGGCCGCGCTGGCCGCCGAGGGTGCGGCGGCCTGGATGACGCCCGCGAGAATCCGTCTGGCCGAGGCTTATTCGGCGCTCGGCCGTACCGCCGAAGCCGCCGAGACCATCGCCGAGGCGACTCGGCGCGGCGGTCGGCACAGCGCCATCTACGACCCGCAACTGGAGATCGCGCGGGCCTGCCTGGCCGCCGCCGAAGGTGCGGTCACCCCGGCCATCCGCTCGGCCATGAGCGCCGCCGACGCCGCCGCGCGTTCCCAGCAGCACGCCATCGAGGCGATGGCGTTGCATGCCGCCGCCCGCTTCGGCGAGCAATCGGTGGCCGGTCGGCTCGCCGATCTGGCGGCCCGGGTGGATGGGCGGCTCGTCCAGGTCCAGGCCCGGCACGCGGTCGCTCTCGCAGCCCACGACGGGCCCGGCTTGGACGCCGCCGCCGCCGAATTCGAGCAGATCGGAGCCATGCTCTCGGCCGCCGACGCCGCCGCTCAGGCCGCGCTGGCGCACGACCGCGCGGGCGACCGCCGCCGCCTGCACGAATCGGCCGCCACCGCCAACCGGCTCGCCGCCGCCTGCGGGGGCGCCAGCACCCCCTCCCTGCGCCAAGCCGCGCAACCGCTCCCGCTCACCGTGCGGGAACGGGAGATCGCGAATCTGGTCGCCGCGGGCCTGTCCAACCGGCAGATCGCGGACCGCCTCACCGTCTCGGTGCGCACCGTGGAAGGTCACCTGTACCGCGCCTGCAGCAAGATGGACGTCACCGACCGCGAATCGCTGGGTGCGTTGATCCGGGGCGAATCCCCGAACTGA
- a CDS encoding methylated-DNA--[protein]-cysteine S-methyltransferase: protein MSDPRCTLGAVRASTRLPSGAALFETAIGVCAIAWSGDAVIRFQLPESSPAATRARITRRHSADADALAEAEPAGAIAEAVAGIRAHLAGELDDLHWIPLDTGGIPEFHRAVYAVTRAIAPGRTLTYGQVADRIGAPGAAQAVGQALGRNPIPLIIPCHRVLAADHALHGFSAPGGIVTKQRLLEIERTPGFGEPTLF, encoded by the coding sequence ATGTCAGACCCGAGGTGCACACTTGGCGCTGTGCGTGCGTCCACTCGTCTGCCGTCCGGGGCAGCGCTGTTCGAGACCGCGATCGGCGTCTGCGCGATCGCTTGGAGCGGCGATGCCGTGATCCGATTCCAATTGCCCGAATCGAGCCCGGCCGCCACCCGGGCGCGGATCACCCGTCGCCACTCCGCCGACGCCGACGCGCTGGCCGAAGCCGAACCGGCCGGTGCGATCGCCGAGGCAGTGGCGGGCATCCGCGCGCATCTGGCGGGCGAACTCGACGATCTGCATTGGATCCCGCTGGATACCGGCGGGATCCCCGAGTTCCACCGCGCCGTCTATGCCGTCACCCGCGCTATCGCGCCCGGCCGCACGCTGACCTACGGCCAGGTCGCCGACCGTATCGGCGCGCCGGGCGCCGCCCAGGCCGTCGGGCAGGCGCTGGGCCGCAACCCCATTCCGCTGATCATCCCCTGCCATCGGGTGCTCGCCGCCGACCACGCGCTGCACGGCTTCTCCGCGCCGGGCGGGATCGTCACCAAGCAGCGGTTGCTGGAGATCGAACGCACGCCGGGCTTCGGCGAGCCGACGCTGTTCTGA